One segment of Pseudomonas pohangensis DNA contains the following:
- a CDS encoding enoyl-CoA hydratase/isomerase family protein, translated as MSEQLVSRHDHQGVCTLTLNRPDKLNALCPQSFVELRAHLTVLATDKSIACVVLAGAGRSFCAGHDLSTISEEKGALEGELFAAETIDALEALPQPTIARLQGHCFTGGLELALGCDILIAAESARLGDTHGQWGLVPVWGMSVRLPLRVGRSMAKELMFTSRRISAADALQIGLVDHCVADDQLDAAVGKLAAEIVANSPGTNRIVKALLLAAQEQTYQQALRFERECPFGLPEDMQQRMQAGLK; from the coding sequence ATGAGCGAGCAACTGGTTAGCCGTCATGATCATCAGGGTGTCTGCACCCTGACCCTGAATCGTCCGGACAAGCTCAATGCGCTGTGCCCGCAGAGTTTTGTCGAGTTGCGAGCCCACCTGACGGTATTGGCGACGGACAAAAGCATTGCTTGCGTGGTGCTGGCCGGCGCCGGGCGTTCGTTCTGCGCCGGACACGACCTGTCCACCATCAGCGAAGAGAAGGGTGCGCTGGAGGGCGAACTGTTTGCGGCAGAAACCATCGATGCGCTGGAAGCCTTGCCGCAACCGACCATCGCCCGCCTGCAGGGCCACTGTTTTACCGGCGGTCTGGAGCTGGCACTGGGCTGCGACATCCTGATTGCAGCCGAGTCGGCCCGGCTCGGGGATACCCATGGGCAATGGGGTCTGGTGCCGGTGTGGGGCATGTCGGTGCGCCTGCCGCTGCGGGTCGGTCGCTCGATGGCCAAGGAGCTGATGTTCACCAGCCGCCGCATCAGCGCGGCGGATGCCTTGCAGATCGGGCTGGTCGATCACTGTGTGGCCGATGACCAGCTGGATGCCGCTGTGGGCAAGCTGGCCGCCGAGATCGTCGCCAACTCACCGGGCACCAATCGCATCGTCAAGGCGTTGCTGCTGGCTGCGCAGGAGCAGACTTACCAGCAAGCCTTGCGCTTTGAGCGCGAATGTCCGTTCGGGCTGCCCGAGGACATGCAGCAGCGCATGCAGGCCGGCCTGAAGTAG
- a CDS encoding acyl-CoA dehydrogenase family protein → MSAAQQYFNQEHQLVRDSVSRFVEREILPFIDEWEEAEEFPRELYLKAGAAGILGIGYPEQYGGSYEGDLFAKVAASEELMRCGSGGLVAGIGSLDIGMPPLLKWGKPALRERVVPQVLTGEKIMALAITEPSGGSDVASLKTRAVRDGDFYRVSGSKTFITSGVRADYYTVAVRTGGDGFGGVSLLLIEKGTPGFTVGRSLKKMGWWASDTAELFFDDCKVPVENLIGMENMGFACIMANFQSERLSLAIMANMTSQLALEEALKWAKERAAFGKPIGKFQVLKHRLAEMATQLEVSREFTYRQAAQMAAGKSVIKEISMAKNFATDVSDRITYDATQILGGMGFMRESLVERLYRDNRILSIGGGTREVMNEIISKQMGL, encoded by the coding sequence ATGTCCGCAGCACAGCAATACTTCAATCAGGAACACCAGTTGGTCCGCGACTCGGTCAGCCGTTTTGTCGAGCGTGAAATCCTGCCGTTCATCGATGAGTGGGAGGAGGCTGAAGAATTTCCCCGCGAGTTGTACCTCAAGGCCGGCGCCGCCGGGATTCTCGGTATCGGCTATCCGGAACAATATGGCGGCAGCTATGAAGGTGACCTGTTTGCCAAGGTGGCGGCCAGTGAGGAGCTGATGCGTTGCGGCTCCGGCGGTCTGGTGGCCGGTATCGGCTCGCTGGATATCGGCATGCCGCCGCTGCTCAAGTGGGGCAAGCCGGCGCTGCGTGAGCGGGTGGTGCCACAGGTGCTGACTGGCGAAAAGATCATGGCGCTGGCCATCACCGAGCCGTCCGGCGGTTCCGACGTGGCCAGCCTGAAAACCCGCGCCGTGCGCGACGGGGATTTTTATCGCGTGAGCGGTAGCAAGACCTTTATCACCAGCGGTGTGCGTGCCGATTACTACACGGTGGCGGTGCGTACCGGCGGTGACGGTTTCGGCGGCGTCAGTCTGCTGCTGATCGAGAAGGGCACGCCGGGGTTCACCGTCGGCCGTTCATTGAAGAAGATGGGCTGGTGGGCCTCGGACACCGCCGAGCTGTTTTTCGACGATTGCAAGGTGCCGGTGGAGAACCTGATCGGCATGGAGAACATGGGTTTTGCCTGCATCATGGCCAACTTCCAGAGCGAGCGGTTGTCGCTGGCGATCATGGCCAACATGACTTCGCAACTGGCGCTGGAAGAGGCGTTGAAATGGGCTAAAGAGCGCGCGGCCTTCGGCAAGCCGATCGGCAAGTTCCAGGTGCTCAAGCACCGCCTGGCCGAGATGGCTACCCAGCTGGAAGTGTCCCGCGAGTTCACCTATCGCCAGGCCGCGCAGATGGCTGCCGGCAAGAGCGTGATCAAGGAAATCTCCATGGCCAAGAATTTCGCCACGGATGTCTCCGACCGCATCACCTATGACGCCACGCAGATTCTCGGCGGCATGGGCTTCATGCGCGAAAGCCTGGTCGAGCGGCTGTATCGGGATAACCGCATCCTGTCGATCGGCGGCGGTACCCGCGAAGTGATGAACGAAATCATCAGCAAGCAAATGGGGCTGTAA
- a CDS encoding YbaB/EbfC family nucleoid-associated protein, producing MMKGGMAGLMKQAQQMQEKMQKMQEELANAEVTGQSGAGLVSVVMTGRHDVKRISLDDSLMQEDKEILEDLIAAAVNDAVRKIEANSQSQMAGMTAGMQLPPGFKMPF from the coding sequence ATGATGAAAGGTGGCATGGCCGGTCTGATGAAGCAGGCCCAGCAGATGCAGGAAAAAATGCAGAAGATGCAGGAAGAACTGGCCAACGCCGAAGTGACCGGTCAATCCGGCGCCGGGCTGGTCAGCGTGGTGATGACCGGTCGGCATGACGTCAAGCGCATCAGTCTGGATGACAGCCTGATGCAGGAAGACAAGGAAATCCTTGAAGACCTGATCGCTGCGGCGGTGAACGACGCGGTGCGCAAGATCGAGGCCAACAGCCAGTCGCAGATGGCCGGCATGACTGCCGGGATGCAGCTTCCCCCAGGCTTCAAAATGCCTTTCTGA
- the atzF gene encoding allophanate hydrolase, translating to MLHPFDLRLDALQAAYRDGTLTPRTLLLALGKRAAALNPEFNLFIHLCNEAELEPYLAALDGKSPAELPLFGVPFAIKDNIDLAGIPTTAACPAFAYTPERSATIVEQLIALGAVPLGKTNLDQFATGLNGTRSPYGECRNSLHPDYPSGGSSAGSSLAVALGVASFALGTDTAGSGRVPAALNNLVGLKASKGLLSTAGVVPACRSLDCVTYFTATAREASQLLALTAKLDPRDEYSRSNPLWNDASAFGAPRKSFRFGVPKQLEFLGCAESPALFAQTIAQLKAMGGEAVEIDFAPFLEAARLLYAGPWVAERYSVAGALIEQQPDAVLPVIKDVLAKAPGVTGVATFQAQYRLQALKTQCDLILTELDCVLTPAYPRPVTLAELHAEPVLRNSDLGYYTNFMNMLDYAAVAVPAGFMANGLPWGITLFGRVFTDQYLLGLADALQRQHNLPLAGERQSDLPAPTNPARNDRARVVVCGAHLDGLPLNWQLKQRGGRLLQATHSSPDYQLYALAGGPPFRPGMLRVAEGGVAIEVEVWELPSSELGSFLGGIPAPLGLGKVQLADGRWESGFICEPYGLEGALDISHFGGWRAYMHSKA from the coding sequence ATGCTACATCCATTCGACCTGCGCCTCGACGCGCTGCAAGCCGCTTACCGCGATGGCACTCTGACTCCGCGTACCTTGTTGCTCGCGCTGGGTAAACGCGCGGCCGCGCTGAATCCCGAATTCAATTTGTTTATCCATCTCTGCAACGAAGCCGAGCTGGAACCTTACCTGGCCGCGCTGGACGGTAAATCCCCGGCCGAGTTGCCACTGTTCGGCGTGCCCTTCGCCATCAAGGACAATATCGACTTGGCCGGTATCCCTACCACCGCCGCCTGCCCGGCCTTTGCCTACACCCCGGAGCGCAGCGCGACCATCGTCGAGCAGCTGATTGCTCTGGGCGCGGTGCCGCTGGGCAAGACCAACCTCGACCAGTTCGCCACCGGCCTCAACGGCACCCGCTCGCCCTATGGCGAATGCCGCAACAGCCTGCACCCGGACTACCCGTCCGGCGGCTCCAGCGCCGGCTCCTCGCTGGCCGTGGCCCTGGGTGTGGCCAGCTTTGCCCTGGGCACCGATACCGCAGGCTCAGGCCGGGTACCGGCGGCGCTGAATAATCTGGTCGGATTAAAAGCCAGCAAGGGCCTGCTCTCCACCGCCGGCGTGGTGCCGGCCTGTCGCAGTCTGGATTGCGTTACCTACTTCACCGCTACGGCGCGCGAAGCCAGTCAATTGTTGGCCCTGACCGCCAAGCTGGACCCGCGGGATGAATACAGCCGCAGCAACCCATTGTGGAACGACGCCAGCGCCTTCGGTGCGCCACGCAAAAGCTTCCGTTTTGGCGTACCCAAACAGTTGGAGTTTCTCGGCTGCGCGGAAAGCCCGGCGCTGTTTGCGCAGACCATCGCACAGCTCAAAGCCATGGGCGGCGAAGCGGTGGAAATCGACTTCGCGCCTTTCCTCGAAGCCGCGCGCCTGCTGTATGCCGGGCCCTGGGTGGCGGAACGCTACAGCGTGGCCGGCGCCCTGATCGAACAGCAGCCGGATGCCGTGTTGCCGGTGATCAAGGATGTGCTGGCCAAAGCACCCGGCGTGACCGGCGTCGCCACCTTCCAGGCGCAATACCGCCTGCAGGCGCTGAAAACCCAGTGCGACCTGATCCTGACGGAGCTCGATTGCGTACTGACCCCGGCCTACCCGCGCCCGGTGACGCTGGCCGAACTGCACGCCGAACCGGTGCTGCGCAATTCCGACCTGGGCTACTACACCAACTTTATGAACATGCTGGATTACGCCGCCGTCGCGGTGCCGGCCGGCTTTATGGCCAACGGTTTGCCCTGGGGCATCACCCTGTTCGGCCGGGTGTTTACCGATCAGTACCTGCTCGGTCTGGCCGATGCCCTGCAACGCCAGCACAACTTGCCGCTGGCCGGTGAACGCCAGTCGGATCTACCCGCACCTACCAACCCGGCACGCAACGACAGGGCCCGGGTGGTGGTGTGTGGCGCCCATCTCGACGGCCTGCCACTGAACTGGCAGCTCAAGCAGCGCGGCGGCCGCCTGCTGCAGGCCACCCACAGCTCGCCGGATTACCAGCTGTACGCCCTGGCCGGTGGCCCGCCCTTTCGCCCGGGCATGCTGCGGGTGGCCGAAGGCGGCGTGGCCATCGAAGTCGAGGTCTGGGAGCTGCCCAGCAGCGAGCTGGGTTCCTTCCTCGGCGGCATCCCGGCGCCGCTGGGTCTGGGCAAGGTGCAGCTGGCCGACGGGCGCTGGGAAAGTGGCTTTATCTGCGAGCCCTATGGCCTGGAGGGAGCGCTGGACATCAGCCACTTCGGCGGCTGGCGCGCCTATATGCACAGCAAAGCCTGA
- a CDS encoding DEAD/DEAH box helicase, whose protein sequence is MTQIPGGFAALGLHPNVLAAVSAVGYEEPSPIQEQAIPVILAGHDMIGQAQTGTGKTAAFATPILSKIDPTRREPQALILAPTRELALQVATAFETYAKQMPGLNVVAVYGGAPMGPQLAAIRKGAQVIVATPGRLVDHLSRNNQVLSTIRFLVLDEADEMLKLGFMDDLEVIFEAMPAERQSVLFSATLPASIRGIAGKHLREPKHIKIANKTQTVEAIQQAFLMVHADQKIAAVSRLLEVEDFDALIAFVRTKQATLDLASALEARGYKVAALNGDIAQNQRERVIESLKDKRLDIVVATDVAARGLDVPRITHVLNVDMPYDPESYVHRIGRTGRAGREGRALLLVTPRERRMLQSVERVTGQKIAEIRLPDAKQVLDARIKKLTNSLAPLVADAESTHGDLLDRLVADIGCSPRALAAALLRKATNGQSLTLAEVEREQPLVPNASGPRERNERSSRSTSGSSDSRPPRAPMPLTEGRARCRTALGTRDGIAAKNLLGAILNEGGLSREAIGRIQIREAFSLVELPEEGLDRLLAKLKDTRVAGKALKLRRYRED, encoded by the coding sequence ATGACCCAGATACCCGGCGGCTTCGCCGCGCTCGGACTTCACCCCAATGTTCTCGCGGCAGTGTCCGCAGTTGGCTACGAAGAGCCGTCCCCGATTCAGGAACAAGCCATTCCGGTGATTCTCGCCGGCCACGACATGATCGGCCAGGCACAGACCGGTACCGGCAAGACGGCAGCCTTTGCCACGCCGATCCTGTCGAAGATCGATCCGACCAGGCGCGAGCCACAGGCGCTGATTCTCGCGCCGACCCGCGAACTGGCTTTGCAGGTGGCTACCGCCTTTGAAACCTACGCCAAGCAGATGCCCGGCCTTAATGTGGTAGCCGTTTACGGTGGCGCGCCGATGGGCCCGCAGCTGGCTGCCATCCGCAAGGGCGCGCAAGTGATAGTGGCGACCCCGGGCCGTCTGGTGGATCACCTGAGCCGCAACAATCAGGTGCTGTCGACCATCCGCTTCCTGGTACTCGACGAAGCCGATGAAATGCTCAAGCTGGGCTTCATGGATGACCTGGAAGTGATCTTCGAGGCCATGCCGGCCGAGCGCCAGAGCGTGTTGTTCTCCGCCACCCTGCCGGCTTCCATTCGTGGTATCGCCGGCAAGCACCTGCGTGAGCCCAAGCACATCAAGATCGCCAACAAGACCCAGACCGTGGAAGCCATCCAGCAGGCCTTCCTGATGGTGCATGCCGATCAGAAAATCGCTGCCGTATCGCGCCTGCTCGAGGTGGAAGACTTCGATGCACTGATCGCTTTCGTGCGCACCAAGCAGGCTACCCTGGATCTGGCTTCAGCACTGGAAGCCAGGGGCTACAAGGTCGCCGCACTGAATGGCGACATTGCGCAGAACCAGCGCGAGCGGGTCATCGAGTCGCTGAAAGACAAGCGTCTGGATATCGTGGTGGCTACCGATGTGGCCGCGCGTGGTCTGGATGTACCGCGCATCACCCACGTACTCAACGTCGACATGCCTTACGACCCGGAATCCTACGTGCACCGGATCGGTCGTACCGGCCGTGCCGGCCGGGAAGGGCGTGCCTTGCTGCTGGTGACACCGCGCGAGCGCCGCATGCTGCAGTCGGTCGAGCGGGTGACCGGGCAGAAAATTGCCGAAATCCGCCTGCCGGATGCCAAGCAGGTACTTGATGCACGCATCAAGAAGCTTACTAACAGCTTGGCACCACTGGTTGCCGATGCGGAAAGTACCCATGGTGATCTGCTCGATCGTCTGGTTGCCGACATCGGCTGCAGTCCGCGTGCGTTGGCCGCTGCATTGTTGCGCAAGGCCACCAACGGGCAATCGCTGACACTGGCCGAGGTCGAGCGTGAACAGCCGCTGGTACCCAACGCCTCCGGCCCGCGCGAGCGTAACGAGCGCAGCAGTCGCAGCACCTCCGGTTCTTCCGACAGCCGTCCGCCACGGGCCCCGATGCCGCTGACCGAAGGCCGCGCACGTTGCCGTACCGCTCTGGGTACCCGCGACGGCATTGCCGCGAAAAACCTGCTCGGTGCCATCCTTAACGAGGGTGGTCTGAGCCGTGAGGCCATCGGGCGCATCCAGATCCGTGAAGCCTTCAGTCTGGTGGAGTTGCCCGAAGAAGGCCTCGACCGCCTGCTGGCCAAGCTCAAGGACACCCGCGTAGCCGGCAAGGCCCTGAAGCTGCGTCGCTACCGCGAGGATTGA
- the dnaX gene encoding DNA polymerase III subunit gamma/tau, giving the protein MSYQVLARKWRPRSFSEMVGQTHVLKALINALDNQRLHHAYLFTGTRGVGKTTIARILAKCLNCETGVSSTPCGTCSICREIDEGRFMDLIEVDAASRTKVEDTRELLDNVQYAPTRGRYKVYLIDEVHMLSGHSFNALLKTLEEPPPHVKFLLATTDPQKLPITVLSRCLQFALKNMPPERVVEHLTHVLTTENIPFEEDALWLLGRAADGSMRDAMSLADQSISFGDGKVLAADVRTMLGTLDQGQVYGVLDALLAGDARALLEAVRHLAEHGPDWNGLLAEILNVLHRIAIAQALPEAVDNGQGDRERVLALAQALPAEDVQFYYQMGLIGRRDLSLAPDPRSGFEMVLLRMLAFRPADSEDAPQRPLKTLGISQATADSTTNPVAGVAVTAPVAAAVPPVAAETRPAPAAAVVQAVTAADSPAAVAPVQPAEAIDLPWDVPGKPAQAALAPAVAAVEAADSESDEPPNSDEGYYDSEAADLLQMDVLLDAQPAAEAGVDILPAVQPATGLAAEWLLLCPQIGLSGMTGSIAANCTLVAREGDAWTLHLDPAQSALFNASQQQRLNDALNQHLGRSIQLQIEVIKPAQETPAQANARKRIERQHQAEEAIRNDPLIRQMIEQFGASIRPESIEPL; this is encoded by the coding sequence ATGAGTTATCAGGTTCTTGCACGCAAATGGCGTCCGCGCTCGTTCAGCGAAATGGTCGGGCAGACCCACGTACTCAAGGCCCTGATCAACGCTCTGGATAACCAGCGCCTGCACCATGCCTATCTGTTCACCGGCACCCGCGGGGTGGGCAAGACCACCATCGCGCGCATTCTCGCCAAGTGCCTGAACTGCGAAACCGGGGTCAGCTCCACACCCTGCGGCACCTGCTCGATCTGCAGGGAAATCGACGAAGGTCGCTTCATGGACCTGATCGAAGTGGATGCGGCCAGCCGTACCAAGGTCGAGGACACCCGCGAACTGCTGGATAACGTGCAGTACGCACCGACCCGCGGGCGCTACAAGGTCTACCTGATCGACGAAGTGCACATGCTCTCCGGGCACTCGTTCAATGCGCTGCTGAAAACCCTGGAAGAGCCGCCACCCCACGTCAAATTCCTGCTCGCCACCACCGATCCGCAGAAGCTTCCGATCACCGTGTTGTCGCGCTGCCTGCAGTTCGCCTTGAAGAACATGCCGCCGGAGCGGGTGGTCGAGCACCTGACCCATGTACTGACTACGGAAAACATCCCCTTCGAGGAGGACGCCCTGTGGCTGCTCGGCCGTGCTGCCGACGGTTCGATGCGCGATGCCATGAGTCTGGCCGATCAGTCCATCTCCTTTGGCGATGGCAAGGTACTGGCCGCCGATGTGCGGACGATGCTCGGCACCCTCGATCAGGGCCAGGTCTATGGCGTACTCGATGCGCTACTGGCGGGCGATGCGCGGGCTTTGCTCGAAGCCGTACGGCATCTGGCCGAGCACGGGCCGGACTGGAACGGCTTGCTGGCGGAGATTCTCAATGTGCTGCACCGCATCGCCATCGCCCAGGCTCTGCCCGAGGCGGTCGACAACGGCCAGGGTGATCGCGAGCGCGTGCTGGCACTGGCCCAAGCCCTGCCGGCTGAAGATGTGCAGTTCTATTACCAGATGGGCCTGATCGGCCGGCGCGACCTGTCATTGGCGCCGGATCCGCGCAGCGGTTTCGAAATGGTGCTGCTGCGCATGCTGGCGTTTCGTCCGGCAGACAGCGAGGACGCGCCGCAACGACCACTAAAGACGCTGGGGATCAGTCAGGCCACGGCTGATTCCACTACCAACCCAGTGGCCGGTGTTGCAGTAACGGCGCCGGTTGCCGCTGCAGTGCCCCCCGTAGCTGCTGAAACCAGGCCGGCACCTGCGGCTGCGGTGGTCCAGGCCGTAACAGCCGCTGATTCGCCAGCTGCTGTTGCGCCAGTGCAGCCTGCAGAGGCGATTGATCTGCCATGGGATGTACCGGGCAAGCCGGCGCAAGCAGCACTTGCCCCTGCTGTTGCAGCGGTTGAGGCGGCAGACAGTGAAAGTGACGAGCCGCCGAATTCGGATGAGGGCTACTACGATTCCGAAGCTGCCGATCTGCTGCAGATGGATGTATTGCTCGATGCTCAACCGGCTGCCGAGGCCGGGGTAGACATCCTGCCGGCCGTGCAGCCGGCCACCGGGCTGGCCGCCGAATGGCTTCTGCTGTGTCCGCAGATCGGCTTGTCCGGCATGACCGGCAGCATTGCGGCCAACTGTACGCTGGTGGCCAGGGAGGGCGATGCCTGGACGCTGCATCTGGACCCGGCGCAAAGCGCGTTGTTCAATGCCAGCCAGCAGCAGCGCCTGAACGATGCACTGAACCAGCACCTGGGCCGCAGCATCCAGCTGCAGATCGAGGTGATCAAGCCTGCGCAGGAAACTCCGGCGCAGGCCAATGCGCGCAAGCGAATCGAGCGCCAGCACCAGGCCGAGGAGGCGATCCGTAACGATCCGCTGATTCGCCAGATGATTGAACAGTTCGGGGCCAGCATTCGCCCCGAATCCATAGAACCCCTGTAA
- a CDS encoding crotonase/enoyl-CoA hydratase family protein, translated as MTASSAGRVTREKRGNIMLIGLDRVSRRNAFDQPMLTDLVLALGEYERDASARCVLIFAHGEHFTGGLDQASVSELLRSGWELPRDAIDPWGTFGGPRLSKPLIVAVQGACFTIGIELMLAADISLCASNTRFAQKEVQRGILPFAGATLRLPHVAGWGNAMRWLLTGDEFDAAEAYRIGLTQEVLASEDLLPRALWLAERIAAQAPLGVMATLASARQAFTQGPEVAARSLKPLVAQLLTSEDAREGLLAMQERRPVQFKGR; from the coding sequence ATGACAGCCTCCAGCGCCGGCCGTGTCACGCGTGAGAAGCGCGGCAACATCATGCTCATCGGCCTGGACCGGGTGTCCAGGCGCAATGCCTTTGATCAACCCATGCTCACCGATCTGGTTCTCGCCCTGGGTGAATACGAGCGCGATGCCAGTGCGCGCTGCGTCCTGATCTTCGCCCATGGCGAACACTTCACCGGCGGCCTTGATCAGGCCAGTGTCAGCGAACTGCTGCGCAGTGGCTGGGAACTGCCCAGAGACGCCATTGACCCCTGGGGCACCTTCGGCGGTCCGCGCCTGAGCAAGCCGTTGATCGTTGCGGTACAGGGCGCCTGCTTCACCATCGGCATCGAGCTGATGCTGGCTGCCGATATCAGCCTGTGTGCCAGCAACACCCGTTTTGCACAAAAGGAAGTACAGCGCGGCATCCTGCCCTTTGCCGGCGCCACCCTGCGCCTGCCGCACGTTGCCGGCTGGGGCAATGCCATGCGCTGGCTGCTGACCGGCGACGAATTCGACGCAGCCGAAGCCTACCGCATCGGCCTGACCCAGGAAGTGCTGGCCAGCGAAGACCTGCTGCCACGGGCACTCTGGCTGGCAGAACGGATCGCCGCACAAGCACCGCTGGGGGTGATGGCCACACTGGCCAGTGCCCGTCAGGCCTTCACTCAGGGCCCTGAGGTAGCTGCGCGCAGCCTCAAGCCGCTGGTCGCGCAACTGCTCACCAGCGAAGACGCCCGCGAGGGCCTGCTGGCCATGCAGGAACGCCGGCCGGTGCAGTTCAAGGGCCGCTGA
- a CDS encoding NUDIX hydrolase encodes MPTPIDLIAARLQAHAARRIPGRRWVRRCGVVLLLADCGLDGNPDEPVVLLMKRAERAGDPWSGHVSFPGGRVAREDASTRAAALRELQEETGFDPAGRVEAIGRLSDVLTKEHARPLPMVVSPYVYRTPQALRLKPGIEAAELHWVPLSWLSDPLRRQTLIWRVAGLRVPAPCIDLDGARLWGLSLMMTRELLRVARPGA; translated from the coding sequence ATGCCGACACCTATCGACCTTATCGCTGCGCGCTTGCAGGCTCACGCTGCCCGACGGATTCCCGGCCGGCGCTGGGTCAGGCGTTGCGGCGTGGTGCTGTTGCTCGCCGATTGCGGCCTGGATGGCAACCCGGATGAACCCGTGGTGTTGCTGATGAAACGCGCCGAACGCGCTGGCGATCCCTGGTCGGGCCATGTCTCCTTCCCCGGTGGCAGGGTGGCGCGGGAGGATGCCAGCACCCGTGCCGCGGCCTTGCGCGAATTGCAGGAGGAAACCGGGTTTGATCCTGCCGGGCGGGTCGAAGCCATTGGTCGGCTTTCCGATGTCTTGACCAAAGAGCATGCGCGACCGCTGCCCATGGTGGTTTCGCCCTATGTCTACCGCACGCCGCAGGCGCTCCGGCTCAAGCCGGGTATCGAAGCTGCCGAGCTGCACTGGGTACCCTTGTCCTGGCTGAGTGATCCGCTGCGCCGGCAGACCCTGATCTGGCGTGTTGCCGGTCTGCGCGTTCCGGCGCCCTGTATCGATCTGGACGGGGCGCGGCTGTGGGGCCTGTCGCTGATGATGACCAGGGAGTTGCTGCGGGTAGCCCGTCCCGGCGCGTAA
- the recR gene encoding recombination mediator RecR, with amino-acid sequence MSFSPLIRQLIDSLRILPGVGQKTAQRMALQMLERDRSGGLQLARALTAAMEGVGHCQRCRTLSEDALCPLCADPRRDDSLLCVVEGPLEVFAVEQTGFRGRFFVLKGHLSPLDGLGPEAIGIPELLARVEAGSFSEIILATNPTVEGEATAHYIAQMLAGKGLSMTRIAHGVPLGGELEMVDGGTLAHALAGRRPMGA; translated from the coding sequence ATGAGCTTCAGCCCGCTGATTCGCCAATTGATCGATTCGCTGCGCATCCTCCCCGGTGTCGGGCAGAAGACCGCGCAGCGCATGGCGTTGCAGATGCTTGAGCGCGATCGCAGCGGTGGCCTGCAACTGGCGCGGGCGCTGACGGCAGCGATGGAAGGGGTAGGGCATTGCCAGCGCTGTCGCACCCTCAGCGAGGACGCCTTGTGTCCGCTGTGTGCCGATCCGCGCCGGGATGACAGCCTGCTGTGTGTGGTGGAAGGTCCGCTGGAGGTGTTTGCCGTGGAGCAGACCGGCTTTCGCGGGCGCTTCTTCGTGCTCAAGGGCCATCTGTCACCGCTGGACGGGCTGGGCCCGGAAGCCATCGGTATCCCCGAGTTGCTGGCGCGGGTCGAGGCCGGCAGTTTCAGCGAGATCATCCTGGCCACCAACCCGACCGTCGAAGGCGAAGCCACCGCCCACTACATCGCGCAGATGCTCGCCGGCAAAGGCCTGAGCATGACGCGCATCGCCCACGGTGTGCCGCTGGGTGGAGAGCTGGAGATGGTCGATGGCGGCACCCTGGCCCACGCACTGGCCGGCCGCCGGCCGATGGGTGCCTGA